From the genome of Nakamurella flavida, one region includes:
- a CDS encoding helix-turn-helix transcriptional regulator — MRADRLLTLVTLLRQRGRMSAPALAAELEVSVRTVLRDVEALSTAGVPVYAERGRTGGFALLPGVSTALSGVRGLTDEEAVALLAAGSPATSAALGLAPSLAGALGKVLAALPEARRSGALRAGARILVLTDGFLTDPRPEPALAVVQQAVLDARRLCLTYRSRTADSPSHRTVDPLGLISAGGSWYLLAVHRGEDRVYRLSRIVEARVLPAEAAHRIDAAGELPRRWQARRADFRRSRPAVHVLLRIDADGADRLAATGLPCRHEPGSDLYAVEFWDRAHASGVLWSLGADMEVVEPADLRTELVDRAARILDRHGRAAAPPLPTG; from the coding sequence GTGCGAGCCGATCGGTTGCTGACCCTGGTCACCCTGCTGCGGCAGCGGGGGCGGATGAGCGCACCCGCGCTGGCGGCGGAGCTGGAGGTCTCCGTCCGCACCGTCCTGCGCGACGTGGAGGCGCTGTCGACCGCCGGCGTTCCCGTCTACGCCGAACGCGGCCGGACCGGCGGCTTCGCCCTGCTGCCCGGGGTGTCCACCGCCCTGTCCGGAGTTCGGGGACTGACCGACGAGGAGGCGGTGGCCCTGCTCGCCGCCGGGTCGCCGGCGACCTCCGCCGCACTCGGGCTGGCCCCGTCGCTGGCCGGTGCCCTGGGCAAGGTCCTCGCCGCCCTGCCGGAGGCACGCCGGTCGGGTGCCCTGCGCGCGGGCGCCCGCATCCTGGTCCTGACGGACGGGTTCCTGACCGATCCCCGGCCCGAGCCGGCGCTCGCCGTCGTGCAGCAGGCGGTGCTGGACGCGCGGCGGCTGTGCCTGACGTACCGGTCCCGGACGGCGGACTCCCCCTCCCATCGCACCGTGGACCCGCTCGGCCTGATCAGTGCGGGCGGCTCGTGGTACCTGCTCGCCGTCCACCGCGGGGAGGACCGCGTCTACCGACTGTCCCGGATCGTCGAGGCCCGGGTCCTGCCGGCCGAGGCAGCACACCGCATCGACGCCGCCGGTGAGCTGCCCCGGCGCTGGCAGGCCCGGCGGGCCGACTTCCGCCGGTCCCGCCCGGCGGTGCACGTGCTGCTGCGGATCGACGCCGACGGGGCGGACCGACTCGCCGCGACCGGCCTGCCCTGCCGGCACGAACCGGGATCGGACCTGTACGCCGTGGAGTTCTGGGACCGGGCGCACGCCTCGGGCGTGCTGTGGTCCCTGGGTGCGGACATGGAGGTCGTGGAACCGGCCGATCTGCGCACGGAGCTGGTGGACCGGGCGGCCCGCATCCTCGACCGGCACGGCCGGGCCGCGGCGCCGCCCCTCCCCACCGGCTGA
- a CDS encoding TIGR03086 family metal-binding protein: MTRPDTTTATAPQADELDPRPLYRAGLTWAHGLIAAVRPEQLGDPTPCVEFDVRTLVGHLVATVDRARVIGSGGDPGTVEVVVTGVPDDGWADAYAAAVRVMWPVWEGDDSLDAMVTAPWGRVPGRNAVWGYLRETVVHGWDLAVATGQDPEVDPAVVGPLLQRAPLLLPAEPRGGFIPFAPVVIPRPGAGQTEQLANWAGRPGPS, from the coding sequence ATGACCCGTCCCGACACCACCACCGCGACCGCCCCGCAGGCCGACGAGCTGGACCCGCGTCCGCTGTACCGCGCCGGTCTGACCTGGGCGCACGGGCTCATCGCCGCCGTCCGTCCGGAGCAGCTCGGCGACCCCACGCCCTGCGTGGAGTTCGACGTCCGCACCCTCGTCGGTCATCTGGTGGCCACGGTCGACCGGGCACGGGTGATCGGGTCCGGCGGGGATCCGGGGACGGTCGAGGTGGTGGTCACCGGGGTCCCGGACGACGGATGGGCGGACGCCTACGCCGCGGCCGTGCGGGTCATGTGGCCGGTGTGGGAGGGCGACGACAGCCTGGACGCGATGGTCACCGCCCCCTGGGGGCGGGTGCCCGGGCGGAACGCGGTGTGGGGGTACCTGCGGGAGACCGTGGTCCACGGCTGGGATCTGGCCGTGGCCACCGGGCAGGACCCGGAGGTCGATCCGGCCGTCGTCGGCCCGTTGCTCCAGCGTGCACCGCTGCTGCTCCCGGCGGAGCCCCGCGGGGGGTTCATCCCGTTCGCGCCGGTGGTCATCCCGCGGCCCGGAGCGGGGCAGACCGAGCAGCTGGCCAACTGGGCCGGGCGACCCGGCCCGTCCTGA
- a CDS encoding endonuclease/exonuclease/phosphatase family protein, whose protein sequence is MDRSRRPALRPPPPPACDRERDVVTTEPGRRTSSRPGSPTWRVVRAVIAALGLLAAAAVVWPALFGLSTTPGFLHLVSFRGPVAAAGLVAAGVAAVFLNPWRRPSFWRTLIVAMVLVVGLGNAGTMLVRGWAGSPVAGSADLVVVSYNTEVGGTTADEIAALVRARGADMVSLPETSEATARRAAELLAAGGRGYQVLHTQERRDDTSSTSLLVADSLGVYALAATPSTVLGTVRAEPVGHDGPTLVAVHTGAPVPAIGYDRWAQAVATGVAQARDTPNAIVAGDFNATMDHAPMRDLGDYVDAATEAGRGAEGTWPSTFPVLVAAPIDHVLVNPAHYRVLSTQTVVAGGSDHRALIARLAAVPAS, encoded by the coding sequence ATGGATCGAAGCCGCCGACCCGCCCTGCGGCCCCCGCCCCCACCGGCCTGTGACCGGGAGCGGGACGTGGTGACCACCGAGCCCGGCCGGCGAACATCGTCCCGGCCGGGGTCGCCGACCTGGCGGGTGGTCCGTGCCGTGATCGCGGCGCTGGGTCTGCTCGCCGCCGCGGCGGTCGTCTGGCCGGCCCTGTTCGGTCTGTCCACCACCCCCGGCTTCCTGCACCTGGTCTCGTTCCGCGGCCCGGTGGCCGCCGCCGGCCTGGTCGCCGCCGGCGTCGCCGCCGTCTTCCTCAACCCGTGGCGGCGCCCGTCGTTCTGGCGGACGTTGATCGTGGCCATGGTGCTGGTGGTCGGGCTCGGCAACGCCGGCACGATGCTGGTCCGCGGGTGGGCCGGCTCCCCCGTCGCCGGATCGGCCGACCTGGTCGTCGTCAGCTACAACACCGAGGTCGGCGGGACCACGGCGGACGAGATCGCCGCGCTGGTCCGGGCCCGCGGCGCCGACATGGTGTCGCTCCCGGAGACCTCGGAGGCCACCGCCCGCCGCGCCGCCGAACTGCTCGCCGCCGGTGGGCGTGGCTACCAGGTCCTGCACACCCAGGAACGGCGTGACGACACCTCGTCGACCAGCCTGCTCGTCGCCGACTCGCTCGGCGTCTACGCACTCGCGGCCACGCCGTCCACGGTGCTGGGCACGGTCCGGGCCGAACCCGTCGGGCACGACGGCCCCACTCTGGTCGCCGTGCACACCGGTGCCCCCGTCCCGGCCATCGGCTACGACCGGTGGGCGCAGGCCGTCGCCACCGGGGTCGCCCAGGCGCGGGACACCCCGAACGCGATCGTGGCCGGCGACTTCAACGCGACCATGGACCACGCGCCGATGCGCGATCTCGGCGATTATGTGGACGCGGCCACCGAGGCCGGGCGCGGCGCCGAGGGCACCTGGCCGTCGACCTTCCCGGTGCTGGTCGCCGCACCCATCGACCACGTCCTGGTCAACCCGGCGCACTACCGGGTGCTGAGCACCCAGACCGTCGTCGCCGGCGGCAGCGACCACCGCGCCCTGATCGCCCGCCTGGCCGCCGTCCCCGCGTCCTGA
- a CDS encoding trans-sulfuration enzyme family protein: MTDPKLALSTRAVHVPAADPVGGRPLSVPIYQTSVFAHDDAKTITDALNDPRGDFAYSRLGNPTVRALEHAMAELEGAAGAVATASGMGAIAVALGAQLRAGSHLVVQRSIYGGTTGLLDDLVARWGLSTTEVDGDDPAALRAALRPNTVAVYLETISNPMTVVADLPAMCAVAREAGVLTVVDSTFASPMVCRPLELGADIVVHSATKYLSGHSDVTGGITAYADEKHFRAGWAYAATTGVTPDPFATWLIIRGLQTLGLRMRQANSNAVALAETLAAHPAVDRVHHPSRPDHPQHELARRILDGYGAMLSFDLAAGEHAARAFTASVRLIQQAASLGGVETLTVHPSSTSHRSFSDEALAAAGISRGTVRLSVGIEDPADLVADLTQALEQC; the protein is encoded by the coding sequence GTGACCGATCCGAAGTTGGCGTTGTCCACCCGCGCCGTCCACGTCCCGGCTGCCGATCCCGTCGGCGGGCGTCCGTTGTCCGTGCCGATCTACCAGACCTCCGTGTTCGCCCACGACGACGCCAAGACGATCACCGACGCGCTGAACGATCCCCGCGGCGACTTCGCGTACTCCCGGTTGGGCAATCCGACGGTCCGGGCGCTCGAACACGCGATGGCCGAGCTCGAGGGCGCGGCCGGCGCGGTGGCCACCGCCTCCGGCATGGGCGCCATCGCGGTGGCCCTCGGGGCGCAGCTCAGGGCCGGGTCGCACCTGGTCGTGCAGCGCTCGATCTACGGCGGGACCACCGGTCTGCTCGACGATCTCGTGGCCCGGTGGGGACTGAGCACCACCGAGGTCGACGGCGACGATCCGGCGGCGCTGCGGGCGGCCCTGCGGCCGAACACCGTGGCGGTGTACCTGGAGACCATCAGCAATCCGATGACCGTGGTCGCCGATCTGCCGGCCATGTGCGCGGTGGCGCGCGAGGCCGGGGTGCTCACCGTGGTGGACAGCACCTTCGCCTCGCCCATGGTGTGCCGGCCGCTGGAGCTGGGCGCCGACATCGTCGTCCACTCGGCCACCAAGTACCTGTCCGGCCATTCCGACGTGACCGGCGGGATCACCGCCTACGCCGACGAGAAGCACTTCCGGGCCGGTTGGGCGTACGCGGCGACGACCGGGGTCACCCCGGACCCGTTCGCGACCTGGTTGATCATCCGCGGGCTGCAGACCCTGGGTCTGCGCATGCGGCAGGCCAACAGCAACGCCGTCGCCCTGGCCGAGACGCTGGCCGCGCATCCCGCGGTGGACCGGGTCCACCACCCCTCGCGCCCGGACCACCCCCAGCACGAGCTCGCCCGTCGCATCCTCGACGGGTACGGCGCGATGCTGTCGTTCGACCTGGCCGCCGGGGAACACGCCGCCCGGGCGTTCACCGCGTCGGTCCGCCTCATCCAGCAGGCCGCGTCGCTCGGCGGGGTGGAGACCCTGACGGTCCACCCGTCGTCGACCTCGCACCGCTCGTTCAGCGACGAGGCCCTCGCGGCCGCCGGGATCAGCCGGGGGACCGTGCGCCTCTCGGTGGGGATCGAGGACCCGGCCGATCTGGTGGCCGACCTCACCCAGGCCCTGGAGCAGTGCTGA
- a CDS encoding nucleoside deaminase, whose translation MTVPAAPSDHDLLAHAVAAAREGLAQGGIPIGGALIVDGEVLATGFNKRVQLGSAIRHGETDCLENAGRLPATTYARATMVTTLSPCDMCTGAILLYRIPRVIIGENRTFLGGEDLLRARGVDVVVLDDAACVAMMTDFIAANPSLWNEDIGVAD comes from the coding sequence ATGACCGTGCCCGCCGCCCCGTCCGATCACGATCTGCTCGCGCACGCCGTGGCCGCCGCCCGCGAGGGACTGGCCCAGGGCGGCATCCCGATCGGCGGCGCCCTGATCGTCGACGGGGAGGTGCTCGCCACCGGGTTCAACAAGCGGGTCCAGCTGGGCAGCGCCATCCGGCACGGGGAGACCGACTGCCTGGAGAACGCCGGTCGGCTGCCCGCCACCACCTATGCCCGGGCCACGATGGTGACCACCCTGTCCCCGTGCGACATGTGCACCGGCGCGATCCTGCTCTACCGGATCCCCCGGGTGATCATCGGCGAGAACCGCACCTTCCTCGGCGGCGAGGACCTCCTGCGGGCCCGAGGGGTCGACGTGGTCGTGCTCGACGACGCCGCCTGCGTCGCCATGATGACCGACTTCATCGCCGCGAACCCGAGCCTGTGGAACGAGGACATCGGCGTCGCCGACTGA
- a CDS encoding nucleoside hydrolase: MTGTPVPIILDVDTGIDDAMALMFAVRSPRIDLRAITCVAGNTGVEQVVRNTLYVLDTLGAPDIPVARGAHRPLLAPLHAADHVHGRDGLGGFSRPSDRRLSPHTAVELLRSELMSAVGNGERITLVPTAPLTNIALLLRTHPEVAAGIERIVFMGGSAERGNATAVAEFNVWHDPEAAAITLAAAGQLDIPVTMYGLDVFDQVTVTATEAAELRRHSDPAAQLAGAILEFQCRVFGLDRATIGDAGTVCAVADPAGLTTRAWPVRVDYGHGFGRGQTIVDKRHRGPDLDADPHREAQYPATVVDVAIEVAAEKYARVWQATIAD; this comes from the coding sequence ATGACCGGCACGCCCGTCCCGATCATCCTCGACGTCGACACCGGCATCGACGACGCGATGGCGCTGATGTTCGCCGTCCGCTCCCCGCGCATCGACCTGCGCGCCATCACCTGTGTGGCCGGGAACACCGGGGTGGAGCAGGTGGTGCGCAACACCCTCTACGTGCTGGACACGCTGGGTGCCCCGGACATCCCCGTCGCCCGGGGTGCCCACCGGCCCCTGCTGGCGCCCCTGCACGCCGCTGATCACGTGCACGGGCGCGACGGCCTGGGCGGCTTCTCCCGCCCGTCGGACCGGCGACTGTCCCCGCACACCGCCGTCGAGCTGCTCCGGTCCGAGCTGATGTCCGCGGTCGGCAACGGCGAGCGGATCACCCTCGTGCCCACGGCGCCGCTGACCAACATCGCCCTGCTCCTGCGGACCCACCCCGAGGTGGCCGCCGGCATCGAACGGATCGTCTTCATGGGCGGATCGGCCGAACGGGGGAACGCCACCGCGGTCGCCGAGTTCAACGTCTGGCACGACCCGGAGGCGGCGGCGATCACCCTGGCCGCCGCCGGGCAGCTCGACATCCCGGTGACCATGTACGGCCTGGACGTCTTCGACCAGGTCACCGTGACGGCCACCGAGGCGGCCGAGCTCCGCCGGCACAGCGATCCGGCCGCCCAGCTGGCCGGGGCGATCCTGGAGTTCCAGTGCCGCGTCTTCGGGCTGGACCGCGCGACGATCGGCGACGCCGGGACGGTGTGCGCCGTGGCCGACCCGGCCGGGCTCACCACCCGCGCCTGGCCCGTCCGCGTCGACTACGGGCACGGCTTCGGCCGGGGTCAGACCATCGTCGACAAGCGCCACCGGGGACCGGATCTCGACGCCGACCCGCACCGCGAGGCGCAGTACCCGGCCACCGTGGTCGACGTCGCGATCGAGGTCGCGGCGGAGAAGTACGCCCGCGTGTGGCAGGCCACCATCGCCGACTGA
- a CDS encoding electron transfer flavoprotein subunit beta/FixA family protein, whose amino-acid sequence MVNIAVLVKQVPDTWSERRLDDADWTLDRDAADAVIDEIDTRGVETALQVVEAHGGEVTVLTMGPARATEALRKALAMGAHKAVHVLDDALAGSCALQTSAVLAAAVATVGADLVITGNESTDGRTGTVASMLAERLGLPQVTSVRTLEIDPTAGTLRAERVNDAGYSEVTATLPAVVSVTEKINEPRYPNFKGIMSAKKKTITTLGLGDLGLDPSTMGLAHASTAVLDAAPRPAKQAGEKITDDGAGSGAAAVVQYLTTARLI is encoded by the coding sequence GTGGTGAACATCGCCGTTCTGGTCAAGCAGGTCCCGGACACCTGGTCCGAGCGCCGGCTGGACGACGCCGACTGGACGCTCGACCGGGACGCGGCCGACGCGGTCATCGACGAGATCGACACCCGCGGGGTGGAGACCGCACTGCAGGTGGTCGAGGCCCACGGCGGCGAGGTCACCGTGCTGACCATGGGGCCCGCTCGGGCCACCGAGGCGCTGCGCAAGGCCCTGGCCATGGGTGCGCACAAGGCCGTCCACGTGCTCGACGACGCATTGGCCGGATCCTGCGCCCTGCAGACCTCCGCCGTGCTCGCCGCCGCGGTCGCGACCGTCGGGGCCGACCTGGTCATCACCGGGAACGAGTCGACCGACGGACGCACCGGGACCGTCGCGTCCATGCTGGCCGAGCGCCTCGGCCTGCCGCAGGTCACCTCGGTGCGCACCCTGGAGATCGATCCGACCGCGGGCACGCTGCGCGCCGAGCGGGTCAACGACGCCGGCTACAGCGAGGTCACCGCCACGCTGCCGGCCGTCGTCTCGGTCACCGAGAAGATCAACGAGCCGCGCTACCCCAACTTCAAGGGCATCATGTCCGCGAAGAAGAAGACGATCACCACCCTGGGTCTGGGTGACCTCGGGCTGGATCCGTCGACCATGGGTCTGGCCCACGCCTCGACCGCCGTGCTGGACGCCGCTCCCCGTCCGGCCAAGCAGGCCGGCGAGAAGATCACCGACGACGGGGCCGGCAGCGGCGCGGCCGCGGTCGTGCAGTACCTCACCACCGCCCGCCTGATCTGA
- a CDS encoding electron transfer flavoprotein subunit alpha/FixB family protein, with translation MSQPVLVLVEHADGAVRPVTGELLTLAAQLGSPAAVVVGNPGTAELLAGELGRLGAGTVYAAESDEATGYLITPAVAALQAAAQVAEPAAILVASTVDGREISGRLAVRLNSGVISDAVGVSRAEDGTVVAEQSVFGGDYTVHARVTLGTPIISVRTNSVEAHAEAAQAAVQAVDVTVDPAASATVVAEHPEPVGDRPELGSASVVVSGGRGVGSAENFTVVEDLADVFGGAVGASRAAVDSGYYPHQFQVGQTGTSVSPQLYIALGVSGAIQHRAGMQTSKTIVAINKDADAPIFELADIGVVGDLFDVAPKVAEAVRSSKG, from the coding sequence ATGTCCCAGCCCGTACTGGTCCTGGTCGAGCACGCCGACGGTGCCGTTCGCCCCGTCACCGGTGAACTGCTCACCCTGGCCGCGCAGCTCGGATCCCCGGCCGCCGTGGTCGTCGGGAATCCCGGCACCGCCGAACTGCTCGCCGGTGAACTGGGCCGTCTCGGTGCCGGGACCGTCTACGCCGCCGAGTCCGACGAGGCGACCGGGTACCTGATCACCCCGGCGGTGGCGGCCCTGCAGGCGGCGGCGCAGGTCGCCGAGCCAGCGGCCATCCTCGTCGCCTCCACCGTCGACGGGCGGGAGATCTCCGGTCGGCTGGCCGTCCGCCTCAACTCCGGGGTCATCTCCGACGCGGTCGGCGTGAGCCGGGCGGAGGACGGCACCGTCGTGGCCGAGCAGTCGGTGTTCGGCGGCGACTACACGGTGCACGCGCGGGTCACCCTGGGCACCCCGATCATCTCGGTCCGGACGAACTCCGTCGAGGCGCACGCCGAAGCGGCCCAGGCCGCCGTGCAGGCGGTGGATGTGACGGTCGACCCGGCGGCGTCGGCGACGGTGGTCGCCGAACACCCCGAACCGGTGGGCGACCGCCCCGAGCTGGGCTCGGCGTCCGTCGTCGTGTCCGGTGGGCGCGGCGTGGGGTCGGCCGAGAACTTCACCGTGGTCGAGGATCTCGCCGACGTGTTCGGCGGCGCGGTGGGCGCCTCCCGGGCCGCGGTCGACTCCGGCTACTACCCGCACCAGTTCCAGGTCGGCCAGACCGGCACCTCGGTGTCGCCGCAGCTGTACATAGCGCTGGGGGTGTCCGGGGCGATCCAGCACCGGGCCGGGATGCAGACCAGCAAGACCATCGTCGCGATCAACAAGGACGCCGACGCCCCCATCTTCGAGCTGGCCGACATCGGCGTGGTGGGAGATCTGTTCGACGTGGCCCCCAAGGTCGCCGAGGCCGTCCGCAGCAGCAAGGGCTGA
- a CDS encoding Fur family transcriptional regulator encodes METLNGRLVQRGWRMTAQRRVIATVFDDQVRMSTRAGHDPAHGDIGADAPGSAADRDGHVHLTADEVHELATVVLPEISRATVYNTLNELVEAGELLAVHVGDRLTRYDPNVHHDHHHLVCTGCGAIFDVPGDGPELTSAPVGFVVQSSEVIFRGRCADCA; translated from the coding sequence ATGGAGACGTTGAACGGTCGACTCGTGCAGCGCGGGTGGCGGATGACCGCCCAGCGCCGGGTGATCGCGACGGTCTTCGACGACCAGGTGCGGATGAGCACCAGAGCCGGTCACGATCCGGCCCACGGCGACATCGGTGCGGATGCGCCGGGATCAGCGGCGGACCGGGACGGACACGTGCACCTGACCGCCGACGAGGTCCACGAACTGGCGACGGTCGTGCTGCCCGAGATCAGCCGGGCCACGGTCTACAACACCCTCAACGAGCTCGTCGAGGCCGGCGAGCTGCTGGCCGTGCACGTCGGTGACCGGCTCACCCGGTACGACCCCAACGTGCACCACGACCACCACCACCTGGTCTGCACCGGGTGCGGCGCGATCTTCGACGTCCCCGGCGACGGGCCGGAACTGACCTCGGCCCCGGTCGGCTTCGTCGTCCAGTCCAGCGAGGTCATCTTCCGCGGTCGCTGCGCCGACTGCGCCTGA